One segment of Rosa chinensis cultivar Old Blush chromosome 6, RchiOBHm-V2, whole genome shotgun sequence DNA contains the following:
- the LOC112173703 gene encoding F-box/LRR-repeat protein 12 yields MQQTTCNSSTNALTSIMDLPDDCLFFIFHRLDSSSDRESFGLTCHRCLRIQNLSRRSLHFECSFRQLDKPSSSHSNITINSSHVHRLLTRFQHLRSLTLSGCTHLPDSSLSHLASYGSKLHTLHLDCCFGITDHGLSVVATSCPSLQVISLYRCQITDSGLESLSNSCSTLKDVNLLYCHAISDSGLRALSQRCRQLQAVRISNCKGATGIGFQGCSSTLAYVEAESCKLAPEGISGIVSGGGIEYLNLSGLIWRSGGTGLGTIGRGFALRLRILNLRMCRTVGDESIVAIAEGCPLLEEWNLALCHEVRIVGWSSIGTNCQKLEKLHVNRCRNLCDRGLEALRNGCKQLSVLYMNGCVKITSTALEIFKCYRGDVTVEVEEKMCIGPSWSLCV; encoded by the coding sequence ATGCAGCAAACTACTTGTAACTCTAGTACTAATGCTCTTACTTCCATTATGGACTTGCCTGATGATTGtctcttctttattttccacCGCCTTGATTCTTCCTCTGACCGTGAATCCTTTGGCTTGACTTGTCATCGCTGTCTTCGTATTCAAAATCTTAGCCGCCGGTCCTTGCACTTTGAGTGTTCATTTAGGCAACTTGACAAACCCTCATCATCACATTCCAACATTACCATTAACAGCTCCCATGTCCATAGGCTGCTTACTCGCTTTCAGCATTTGCGCTCATTGACCCTATCTGGTTGCACACACTTACCTGATTCAAGCTTGAGCCATTTGGCAAGCTATGGTTCAAAGTTGCACACACTTCACCTGGATTGCTGTTTTGGTATTACTGATCATGGGTTGTCTGTGGTAGCTACTAGTTGCCCCTCATTACAAGTCATCAGCCTTTATCGCTGCCAAATTACTGATTCTGGGCTAGAAAGTTTGTCTAATTCTTGCTCAACTTTGAAGGATGTGAATCTCTTGTACTGCCATGCTATTTCTGACTCTGGTTTAAGGGCTCTTTCACAGAGGTGTCGCCAGCTTCAGGCAGTTAGGATATCAAATTGTAAGGGTGCCACTGGTATTGGCTTTCAAGGTTGTTCCTCGACTTTAGCTTATGTAGAAGCTGAATCTTGCAAGCTTGCGCCAGAGGGCATTTCGGGAATCGTCAGTGGAGGTGGGATTGAATATTTGAACCTATCTGGTTTGATTTGGCGTAGTGGTGGAACTGGTTTGGGAACAATTGGAAGAGGGTTCGCCCTTAGGCTTAGGATTCTTAACCTCCGGATGTGTAGAACCGTTGGCGATGAGTCTATTGTAGCAATTGCGGAAGGTTGTCCACTACTTGAAGAATGGAACTTAGCACTGTGTCATGAGGTCAGGATAGTTGGGTGGTCTTCTATTGGGACAAACTGCCAAAAgttggaaaaacttcatgtgAATCGGTGTCGCAATCTATGTGATCGTGGCTTGGAGGCATTGCGAAATGGTTGCAAGCAGCTCTCTGTTCTGTACATGAATGGTTGTGTTAAGATTACATCTACAGCACTAGAGATATTCAAATGTTATAGGGGTGATGTTACTGTCGAGGTAGAAGAAAAGATGTGTATAGGGCCTAGCTGGTCATTATGTGTATGA